The genome window ATCTCTGCCTCCCGATGACTCTACTGTCTCACGACCGAGCTCGTGCCGTCTCCCGTCCCGCGCGCTCTGTACAGAGCGACGAGCGGGCTAGAGGGAGAAACTCGCTCACCCTCTCCATCGCGCGAAGATCGCCGTGGGCAACAATCGCCCCTTGCTCTTCTCCACGTTCGCCAGCTCGCCCGCCGTCACCTGTCCTCCCTTGCCCGCCATCGCGTCGCCCACGATGTTCGCCAGGCTCACCGGCGAAAGCTGGGCAGCATAGCACGTCAAGATAAGAAAGAGCGGACGCTCGCTCGCGACGGCCCGGCACTCCTCCAGCAGCCCCGCCAGCGACGTCTCGATCTGCCATAGCTCTCCCTCCGGCCCGCGCCCGTACTTCGGCGGGTCAATGATGAAGCCGTCGTACCGCGCGCCGCGCCTGCCCTCGCGCTTCACGAACTTCAGCGCGTCGTCCACGATCCACCGCACGGGGCGCTCTCCCAACCCGGAGAGACGGTGGTTCTCGGAGGCCCAGTGCACCACCTTCTTGGATGCGTCCACGTGCGTCACGTGGGCCCCGGCCGCCGAGGCCGCGAGGGTCGCGAGGCCGGTATAGGCGAAGAGGTTCAGCACCTTCACCTCGCGCTTGGCCCCCTGGATCAACGGCGTCATCCACTCCCAGTGGCTCGCCTGCTCCGGGAAGAGGCCCATGTGGCGGAAGGGCGTCGGCTGCGTCCAGAACGTCAGCCTCTCGTAGCTCATCTGCCACCGCGGCTCGATCTCCTTCGGGAAGAACCATCGGCTCCCCGCATCGTCCGTCCCCCGGAAGGTGCCGTGCGCCTTGTCCCACGCCTCTTGCGGCAAGCCCGGCTTCCAGATCGCCTGGGCCTCCGGCCGCACGAAGGTGTACGGCCCGAAGCGCTCCAGCTTCTGCCCGTTGCCGCTATCCAACAGCTCATAGTCCTTC of Chloroflexota bacterium contains these proteins:
- a CDS encoding class I SAM-dependent rRNA methyltransferase, with translation MKGRSQLDVLTPSGWKDYELLDSGNGQKLERFGPYTFVRPEAQAIWKPGLPQEAWDKAHGTFRGTDDAGSRWFFPKEIEPRWQMSYERLTFWTQPTPFRHMGLFPEQASHWEWMTPLIQGAKREVKVLNLFAYTGLATLAASAAGAHVTHVDASKKVVHWASENHRLSGLGERPVRWIVDDALKFVKREGRRGARYDGFIIDPPKYGRGPEGELWQIETSLAGLLEECRAVASERPLFLILTCYAAQLSPVSLANIVGDAMAGKGGQVTAGELANVEKSKGRLLPTAIFARWRG